From Halichoerus grypus chromosome 6, mHalGry1.hap1.1, whole genome shotgun sequence, one genomic window encodes:
- the LOC118523334 gene encoding polycystin family receptor for egg jelly-like: MRPGAPLLLLLGLGLGLGLDRGLLPQPPAPRRARAAVLVSWAPGGGWRGAPGVGEPAGSARLHLRPRAAPGGGLVVRGGGRLCLPRGPARPVCVLLRVVLRVVLRARLAAAPALVDLRLSARHGRLSLRWRTPLHRALGRPEWTFRLVRVPPATLRRPRRAASDLPADGARPYAGFVAQTECPTDGPTPVVLEAVNSDGPQAIESSVSCQVSEDATCEVTMVKIQRNKDGVPVVLTRKMEDTFNATFKYKCPHSTLIVPQWQVFSVPSVNDLPNWYRPLDVPTIKPGHIPTILHIPPKSLSWGVYVFRFTISIYTKRNWPQASKSDFIYVTVVRSDLKAVIPGGPNVTISFTDRLVLDGTNSSDPDSDNPSEALLFSWYCTTDPKNYQGAKITVMSNSVCHPKQSDLNWKWASGPVLTLSPGTLKGGGVYFFRMVIRKGGRTAYIDKTVHVLKGSAPAANISCIENCDAVSVISDRFSLFLNCTNCSTSQDVYKWSILSSSGDEITFDWVKHTTTGRNGAYLSLKAFAFKDFPEAKFWMSVHLATWSGETLDLRHPFIINHVPQIGECSIKPDKGVAFFTRFVIRCDNFKDKNIPLTYKMVVSDLYGFGQISSVIENTLGAILYLGSESTSPPSFLPVGVLANRYAMKIHVQVYDSLGAFSQVTLYATVHAPTDKISGKDVLDRLFNFTMGPNSSLSTLLDNQEFLPAGYLIYIAASVLNNMKPELTLQADKTRLREYLVNQTFVLPNSTLVEISQVVMSVTKLTQTTSGFTRVAQKLATVRIWQANRALQQSRQKDPHFYSEQIEIVSTGILTTLSNIFKLTVSYEVVDEPFYELELLADTILDGKVPGNETTAMTSSSFNMYVRKTEKWDVTDVFSNEKSSRNYFRPTLNVSSIPSLPANAPISTMFCEFADDPFPWMNDQESCSAEVVGFRMTGTTPNGDVLEIMPDVAEVHIARKNLSFAAFNLTVGPENEPEGAEESLRRTTGQFRFEVDSSVVKELLVHIVTEVTVLFTVFVYAGSEITPTALVATFLAPHDIPPMANQSDLFDSACTVREARVLCLPASLLQVVAQRTGSSECTLTIVLQAPRFVMKASEKLVRIALFSAHCLDMYGVQSDWREDTCVLGEKTTWLRVHCVCQTTRRARRQLDLIEQASTHLQTHFLTAKVIVVPNPVDLQLEVIKNVTQNPVTLFTVLFIMLMYIILAFWALLRDEMDQFLRLRVIILLDNDPYDKVCYLVTIFTGSRCGAGTRADVFIQLMGTEGASDVHCLSHPYFKTLYRGGINTFLLTTKSDLGDIHSVRVWHNNEGKAPSWYLSRIKVENLFSRRIWLFLCREWLSIDTSLDRTFHVTDPEKPINKKDFFLIESTYKMGRDHTWFSIFSSVIDRPFNRLQRLSCCLAMLMASLLCNIMFFNLDRPEETESEEGRSIRLMMIGLESVLITLPLQLLIIFLFTYSQKEPRVTLEKVSPRKDSLELENIYWEEFLKKWHAHETVHAPTKEPSKLPSGKSPKLQKTAKLPSATRHQRKKGESKISHTQGKNINASNANTNNNKEVTSREPPSPVGPVELKEKSRIAIPSCCVYIAWFLVFATSSISSFFIVFYGLTYGYEKSMEWLFASFCSFCLSIFLVQTCQIILLSCFRTSRPKYCKNLPWASGYPYTEIELHSTLSPGEMQKRHEQIVQLRRSRMYQPLTEDEILIFKRKKTIKRRAFLFLCYILTHFIFLALLLSLVALLRHTDSFYYNQVIRSQFSVDLGSVTKLVDIYRWLDSVLVPLLHNDPNPTFLPDSSSKILGLPLLRQVRAKPGDKLCLPANNFAQTSMEGEVHCHPNYGTDPEDTRNYSSLWTKVAKRSEDKHTNGFTYKPPEKTWGYFSHGLLHTYGSGGYAFYFFPEQQQFNSTVRLRELQSGGWLDEKTWAVILELTTFNPDVSLFCSVSVIFEASQLGVVNTSISVHSFAVADFDRETSAEIYLYVAILIFFLACMVDEGYIIMQERASYVRSVYNLLNFALKCIFTVLIVLFFRKHFLATGIIRFYLSNPADFIPFHAVSQVDHVMRIILGFLLFLTILKTLRYSRFFYDVRLAQRAIQAALPGICHMALVVSVYFFVYMAFGYLVFGQHEWNYSNLIHATQTIFSYCVSAFQDTEFSNNRVLGVLFLSSFMLVMICILINLFQAVILSAYEEMKQPVYEEPSDEAEAMTYLCRRLRAMFRFLTFQPRDKDEPEFFVNMLYGQPEKNSRRYLGLKTRNINGKKMVYLVV, encoded by the exons ATGCGGCCCGGAGCcccgctcctcctcctgctgggcctgggcctgggcctgggcctggatcGCGGCCTCCTCCCGCAGCCCCCGGCTCCTCGCAGGGCCCGGGCTGCCGTCCTCGTCTCCTGGGCGCCCGGCG GCGGCTGGAGGGGCGCCCCGGGCGTCGGCGAGCCGGCCGGCAGCGCCCGCCTCCACCTGCGGCCCCGCGCGGCCCCTGGCGGCGGCCTGGTCGTGCGCGGCGGCGGCCGCCTCTGCCTGCCCCGCGGGCCCGCGCGCCCCGTCTGCGTCCTGCTGCGCGTCGTGCTGCGCGTCGTGCTGCGCGCCCGCCTGGCCGCCGCGCCCGCGCTCGTGGACCTGCGGCTGTCCGCGCGCCACGGCCGCCTGTCCCTGCGGTGGCGCACCCCGCTGCACCGCGCGCTCGGGCGCCCGGAGTGGACCTTCCGGCTCGTGCGGGTCCCGCCGGCCACCCTGCGGCGCCCCCGCCGCGCCGCCTCCGACCTGCCCGCCGACGGCGCTCGCCCCTACGCGGGCTTCGTGGCCCAAACCGAGTGTCCCACGGACGGGCCCACGCCTGTTGTTTTGGAAGCTGTCAACTCGGACGGTCCTCAAGCCATCGAGTCTTCGGTGTCCTGCCAGGTATCCGAAGATGCGACCTGTGAGGTGACCATGGTAAAGATCCAAAGGAACAAAGATGGTGTTCCCGTGGTGTTGACCAGGAAGATGGAGGATACCTTCAATGCAACATTTAAGTACAAATGTCCGCACTCCACGTTAATTGTTCCGCAGTGGCAAGTCTTTTCCGTGCCCTCCGTAAATGATTTGCCGAACTGGTATAGACCTTTGGATGTACCAACCATCAAACCAGGGCATATTCCAACTATTTTACATATCCCCCCAAAATCTTTATCTTGGGGGGTGTATGTGTTTAGATTCACAATCAGCATCTACACGAAACGGAATTGGCCTCAGGCCTCAAAGTCAGATTTCATCTATGTCACCGTTGTTAGAAGTGACCTAAAGGCAGTTATTCCTGGGGGTCCCAATGTAACAATTAGTTTCACGGATAGGCTGGTTCTGGATGGAACGAATTCCTCCGATCCAGATTCAGACAACCCTTCAGAGGCACTCCTTTTCTCCTGGTACTGTACCACAGATCCAAAAAACTACCAGGGAGCTAAAATTACAGTGATGAGCAACAGCGTCTGTCACCCGAAGCAAAGTGATCTGAACTGGAAATGGGCCTCTGGCCCTGTCCTAACACTTTCACCAGGAACCCTTAAAGGTGGAGGTGTGTACTTTTTCAGAATGGTGATCCGGAAGGGTGGTAGGACAGCATATATTGATAAAACGGTACACGTGCTCAAAGGATCAGCCCCTGCAGCAAACATTTCGTGTATTGAAAATTGTGATGCCGTTTCGGTGATTTCAGacagattttctttgtttctaaattGCACAAATTGTTCAACAAGCCAGGATGTCTATAAATGGTCGATTCTGTCATCTTCAGGTGATGAGATAACATTTGATTGGGTGAAACACACCACAACAGGGAGGAATGGTGCTTATTTGTCTCTAAAAGCTTTTGCTTTTAAGGATTTTCCTGAAGCTAAGTTTTGGATGTCTGTGCATCTAGCAACTTGGAGTGGGGAGACCTTGGACTTGAGGCACCCCTTTATTATTAACCATGTCCCTCAAATCGGAGAGTGCAGCATTAAACCAGATAAAGGAGTTGCATTTTTTACCAGGTTTGTCATCCGGTGTGATAATTTTAAGGATAAGAACATCCCTCTTACATACAAAATGGTAGTCTCTGATTTGTATGGTTTTGGTCAGATCAGTTCTGTAATAGAGAACACCTTGGGGGCCATCCTGTATTTGGGGAGTGAGTCCACATCgcccccttcctttctccctgttGGTGTGTTGGCCAATCGTTATGCCATGAAGATCCACGTTCAGGTATATGACTCTCTAGGAGCTTTTTCTCAGGTGACTTTGTATGCGACCGTACATGCTCCAACGGACAAAATCTCAGGGAAGGATGTGCTTGATCGCTTATTCAATTTCACCATGGGACCGAATTCATCGCTCTCTACTTTGCTTGACAACCAGGAATTTCTGCCTGCAggttatttaatatatatagcaGCTTCTGTTTTGAATAACATGAAACCTGAATTAACTTTGCAAGCTGACAAAACCAGACTCCGGGAATACCTTGTCAACCAGACTTTCGTTCTTCCCAATAGCACTTTGGTGGAAATCAGCCAGGTAGTCATGAGTGTTACTAAATTAACCCAGACGACCTCTGGATTCACTCGAGTGGCTCAGAAACTCGCCACAGTGAGGATCTGGCAAGCAAATCGAGCCCTGCAACAGTCTCGACAGAAAGATCCACACTTTTACTCTGAACAAATAGAAATCGTGAGCACTGGGATATTAACAACTTTGTCTAATATCTTTAAACTGACCGTTAGCTATGAAGTGGTTGACGAGCCTTTCTACGAGTTGGAATTACTAGCAGACACAATATTGGACGGTAAAGTGCCAGGGAATGAGACCACTGCAATGACATCCTCCAGCTTTAACATGTACGTCAGGAAGACCGAAAAGTGGGACGTTACTGACGTCTTCAGCAACGAGAAAAGCAGTCGAAATTATTTTCGTCCGACGCTAAACGTGAGCAGTATTCCTAGTTTGCCCGCAAATGCCCCGATTTCCACCATGTTTTGTGAATTTGCAGATGATCCCTTTCCTTGGATGAATGATCAGGAAAGCTGTTCTGCAGAGGTGGTTGGATTCAGAATGACAGGAACCACACCTAACGGCGATGTGCTCGAGATCATGCCTGATGTGGCCGAAGTGCACATCGCCAGAAAAAACTTGAGCTTTGCAGCTTTTAATCTCACAGTGGGACCCGAGAATGAGCCTGAGGGAGCTGAGGAGTCCTTGAGAAGGACGACAGGGCAGTTTAGGTTTGAGGTGGACAGCAGTGTAGTGAAGGAGTTGCTGGTCCACATTGTGACCGAAGTGACCGTGTTGTTCACGGTTTTCGTGTACGCCGGCAGTGAAATTACCCCCACTGCTCTGGTCGCCACCTTCCTCGCGCCCCATGACATCCCTCCCATGGCCAACCAGAGTGACCTGTTCGACTCAGCCTGTACGGTTAGGGAGGCCCGCGTGCTTTGCCTTCCAGCATCCCTGCTGCAAGTCGTAGCTCAGCGAACTGGCTCGTCTGAGTGCACCTTGACCATCGTTCTGCAGGCACCTCGTTTTGTCATGAAAGCCAGTGAAAAGCTGGTGAGAATCGCTCTTTTCAGCGCTCACTGCCTAGACATGTATGGGGTCCAGAGCGATTGGAGAGAAGATACCTGTGTTCTCGGAGAGAAGACCACCTGGCTACGGGTGCACTGTGTCTGCCAAACCACAAGGAGGGCCCGGCGGCAGCTGGACCTAATAGAACAAGCCAGCACCCACCTGCAAACCCATTTTTTGACGGCCAAGGTGATTGTGGTCCCTAATCCTGTAGATCTACAGTTGGAGGTCATCAAGAACGTTACCCAAAACCCTGTGACGCTCTTCACTGTACTTTTCATCATGCTCATGTACATAATCCTAGCTTTCTGGGCCTTGCTGAGAGATGAAATGGATCAGTTTCTTCGGCTACGTGTGATAATTCTACTTGATAACGATCCTTATGATAAGGTGTGTTACCTCGTCACTATTTTTACAGGAAGCCGTTGTGGGGCTGGGACCAGGGCCGATGTCTTCATCCAACTTATGGGAACAGAAGGCGCCAGCGATGTGCATTGTCTGAGCCATCCTTATTTTAAAACCCTCTACCGCGGAGGCATCAACACTTTTCTCCTAACGACGAAAAGTGACTTGGGGGACATCCATTCCGTTCGTGTGTGGCACAACAATGAGGGCAAAGCCCCCAGTTGGTATTTAAGCAGAATCAAAGTGGAAAATCTGTTCAGCAGACGCATCTGGCTGTTTTTATGCCGGGAATGGCTTTCTATTGACACCTCTTTGGACAGAACATTTCACGTTACCGACCCAGAGAAGCCTATAAACAAAAAGGACTTTTTCCTGATAGAATCGACTTACAAGATGGGGAGAGATCACACGTGGTTCTCTATTTTCTCCAGTGTCATTGATAGGCCCTTCAATAGGCTTCAGAGACTGTCCTGCTGTTTGGCAATGCTGATGGCCTCCCTTTTGTGTAATATTATGTTCTTTAATCTCGACAGACCAGAAGAAACAGAGTCAGAAGAGGGGAGGTCCATCAGGTTAATGATGATAGGACTGGAAAGTGTCTTAATTACACTCCCTCTGCAACTACTGATCATTTTCCTGTTCACCTACTCCCAGAAGGAACCTCGTGTGACTCTAGAAAAGGTATCTCCCCGAAAGGATTCCTTGGAGCTAGAAAATATATACTGGGAGGAATTTCTGAAAAAGTGGCATGCTCATGAAACTGTGCATGCACCCACCAAGGAGCCTTCGAAGCTCCCATCTGGGAAAAGTCCTAAACTTCAGAAGACTGCCAAGTTGCCCTCTGCGACTCGGCACCAGCGTAAGAAAGGAGAGAGCAAGATCTCACACACCcagggaaaaaatataaatgccagTAACGCAAACACAAATAACAATAAAGAAGTTACTTCTAGAGAGCCCCCTTCCCCAGTGGGTCCCGTAGAACTCAAGGAGAAGAGCAGGATCGCTATACCTTCGTGTTGTGTTTATATAGCGTGGTTCTTGGTTTTCGCCACGTCCAGTATATCTTCGTTCTTCATCGTATTTTACGGGCTGACCTATGGCTATGAAAAGTCAATGGAATGGCTCTTTGCATCGTTTTGTTCATTCTGTCTGTCCATTTTTCTGGTGCAGACATGTCAAATTATACTGTTGTCATGCTTCAGAACAAGTAGGCCCAAGTATTGTAAAAACCTTCCATGGGCAAGCGGGTACCCGTATACTGAGATCGAGCTGCACAGCACGTTGAGCCCAGGAGAAATGCAAAAGCGACATGAGCAGATCGTGCAGCTCCGAAGATCGAGGATGTACCAGCCCCTCACCGAAGATGAAATCCtaatattcaaaagaaagaagaccATCAAGAGAAGGGCTTTCCTGTTCCTGTGTTACATTCTGACTCACTTCATCTTTCTAGCGCTCCTGTTGAGCCTCGTCGCCCTCCTGCGCCACACGGACAGCTTTTACTATAATCAGGTGATTCGCAGTCAGTTCTCTGTGGATCTCGGCTCGGTGACCAAGCTGGTGGACATCTACAGGTGGCTGGACAGCGTGCTGGTGCCTCTGCTCCACAATGACCCGAATCCAACGTTTCTTCCCGACAGCTCCTCTAAAATCCTGGGTCTTCCCCTGCTGAGGCAGGTGAGGGCAAAACCTGGCGATAaactctgcctgcctgccaacAACTTTGCGCAAACCAGCATGGAAGGAGAAGTCCATTGTCATCCCAACTATGGCACCGACCCGGAAGACACGAGAAACTACTCTAGCCTGTGGACCAAAGTTGCAAAGAGGTCCGAGGACAAGCATACCAACGGGTTTACTTACAAGCCTCCGGAGAAGACATGGGGCTATTTCTCCCACGGACTCTTACACACCTACGGGTCAGGAGGCTATGCATTCTATTTTTTCCCAGAACAGCAGCAGTTTAATTCCACCGTGAGGCTCAGGGAACTCCAGAGCGGCGGCTGGCTTGACGAGAAGACGTGGGCTGTGATTCTGGAGCTGACCACCTTCAATCCAGACGTCAGTCTGTTCTGTAGCGTTTCTGTCATTTTCGAGGCGTCTCAGTTAGGAGTTGTGAACACGAGTATATCCGTGCACTCCTTCGCGGTTGCTGATTTCGACAGGGAAACTTCAGCAGAAATCTACTTGTATGTggccattctcattttttttttagcctgcATGGTCGATGAGGGCTATATCATCATGCAAGAAAGGGCCTCCTACGTGAGAAGTGTGTATAACCTGCTCAACTTtgctttaaaatgcatatttaccGTGCTGATTGTGCTCTTCTTCAGGAAGCACTTCTTGGCCACGGGCATAATTCGGTTTTACTTGTCGAACCCTGCAGATTTCATTCCCTTTCACGCAGTTTCTCAAGTAGATCACGTCATGAGGATCATTTTGGGTTTCCTGTTATTTCTGACCATCTTGAAGACCCTCAGGTATTCCAGATTCTTTTATGATGTGCGCCTGGCTCAGAGGGCCATTCAGGCGGCCCTTCCCGGCATCTGCCACATGGCGCTGGTGGTGTCCGTGTACTTCTTTGTGTACATGGCCTTCGGCTACCTGGTGTTCGGTCAACACGAGTGGAACTATAGTAACCTGATCCATGCCACGCAGACGATATTCTCCTATTGCGTCTCAGCGTTTCAGGACACCGAGTTCTCCAACAACAGGGTTCTGGGGGTCCTATTCCTCTCATCGTTCATGCTGGTGATGATCTGCATATTGATCAACTTATTTCAGGCAGTGATTTTGTCTGCCTATGAGGAAATGAAGCAGCCCGTGTATGAGGAACCATCAGACGAAGCGGAAGCAATGACCTATCTGTGTCGCAGGCTAAGAGCTATGTTCAGGTTTCTGACCTTCCAACCCAGGGACAAAGATGAACCAGAGTTCTTTGTCAACATGCTGTATGGGCAGCCGGAGAAGAACAGCCGCCGGTATCTGGGGCTGAAGACCAGAAACATCAATGGGAAGAAAATGGTTTATCTTGTTGTGTGA